AAGTCTTGTTACGCCTGATTAGGCGAAACCGTTGACGAGCTTTGCGACCTTAGCCTTGTAGTTGGCAGCGCGGTTGGCATTGAAGCCGGCGCGGCTCTTGTTGGCAGCGACGTCGAGAAGACGGAAAAGCTTCGGCATTTCGGCAAGGGCGGCATCCTTGGTGGTGGCCGTACGGATGACCTTGAGGCTTGCGCGAATTTCGGCGCGGGCTGCACGGTTCATGGCATTGGCCTTTTCGGCCTGACGCAAACGCTTTTTGCAAGATTGATGTTGAGGCACCTTAAATCTCCGGGTAAAACCTACTTATAAATTTTTGTAGGGACAAAGATAGTAAACAATGGAAATTTGTCAACCCCCCCACATTTGCTAATTTCGTTAAAATTGCGCCCAAAACGAGCGCTTTTAGCCAGGCTCGGCCCTATCGAAGCAAAATTCCTTTGCTACGGCACTCGCCATTGAGGCACTTCGTGCGTTTTTTTGCTAGGCACAGAAATGAGTCTGCAAGCAGCCTCGCTTCACTCGCCCTACGCAAAAATGCTAAATTTTGCCCATTATGATGCCTTTCGTGAACATTACAGGGCAACGGGATGCCTACCGCGAGGAGTTTTTGGCCGCAGAACGGGCCGTCCTCGATAGCGGATGCTATATCGGCGGGCCCGAAGTGGCCGCCCTGGAGGCGGAACTTGCGGATTTTTGCAATTCTGCGGG
Above is a window of Fibrobacter sp. DNA encoding:
- the rpsT gene encoding 30S ribosomal protein S20 translates to MPQHQSCKKRLRQAEKANAMNRAARAEIRASLKVIRTATTKDAALAEMPKLFRLLDVAANKSRAGFNANRAANYKAKVAKLVNGFA